In one Deltaproteobacteria bacterium HGW-Deltaproteobacteria-4 genomic region, the following are encoded:
- a CDS encoding YraN family protein has protein sequence MTEARLSLGRCGEDAAALYLAEKGYRIVARNLRTPVGEIDIIAQHVKLLIFIEVKTRRSLAYGSPQEAVGPRKQRQIIRTAQWYLSDTQHRGLQPRFDVIAILYLPSGPQIEHIVNAFSL, from the coding sequence ATGACCGAGGCCCGACTCTCTCTTGGTCGCTGCGGTGAAGATGCCGCAGCTCTCTATCTCGCTGAAAAGGGGTACCGCATCGTCGCTCGCAATCTCCGCACCCCGGTCGGAGAGATCGATATCATTGCCCAACATGTCAAACTACTCATCTTTATCGAGGTAAAGACGCGGCGATCTCTTGCTTACGGCTCTCCTCAAGAAGCGGTCGGGCCACGAAAACAGCGGCAGATCATTCGCACCGCCCAATGGTATCTGAGCGATACCCAGCACCGCGGATTACAACCACGTTTCGATGTTATTGCCATCCTTTATCTCCCGTCCGGCCCGCAAATCGAACACATCGTCAACGCCTTCAGTCTTTGA
- a CDS encoding ribonuclease HII, with amino-acid sequence MQLSFPDTATSTPLDYELSAKQRGYAAIAGIDEAGRGPLAGPVIAAAVILPDSFDLPGLTDSKKLSAKKRDELYPLILSQARAFSIGLVSTATIDRVNILQGTLLAMQTAVTRLQIPADYLLVDGISKIPLSTPQLTIKQGDSRSLSIAAASVLAKVVRDRIMCAFARHYPQYGFAEHKGYGTAAHLAAIARFGPSPLHRKSFRGVREYVPEP; translated from the coding sequence ATGCAACTATCCTTCCCCGACACAGCAACAAGCACTCCCCTTGACTACGAACTTTCAGCTAAACAACGCGGCTATGCTGCCATCGCCGGAATTGACGAAGCTGGACGGGGCCCCCTCGCCGGACCGGTCATTGCGGCAGCGGTCATCCTGCCCGACAGCTTCGATCTCCCCGGCTTAACGGACTCAAAAAAACTCTCGGCTAAAAAACGCGATGAACTATACCCCCTTATTCTTAGTCAAGCACGGGCCTTCTCTATCGGCCTTGTTTCTACGGCGACAATTGATCGTGTCAACATCTTGCAAGGGACCTTGCTGGCAATGCAAACAGCGGTAACGCGTTTACAGATTCCTGCAGATTATCTCCTTGTCGACGGCATCAGCAAAATACCGCTCAGCACGCCACAACTCACCATCAAACAAGGAGATTCCCGTTCTCTCTCCATTGCGGCCGCTTCGGTTCTGGCGAAAGTTGTCCGTGACCGGATCATGTGCGCCTTTGCTCGCCACTACCCACAATATGGTTTTGCCGAACACAAAGGCTATGGGACTGCAGCTCATCTCGCGGCCATCGCCCGTTTTGGACCTTCCCCCCTGCACCGGAAAAGCTTTCGCGGTGTCCGGGAATATGTTCCCGAACCATGA